The following coding sequences are from one Gossypium hirsutum isolate 1008001.06 chromosome A12, Gossypium_hirsutum_v2.1, whole genome shotgun sequence window:
- the LOC107940833 gene encoding L-lactate dehydrogenase B: MHHSASASSLGPGGLDLSQAFFKPIQNTASPSSTKRHTKVSVIGVGNVGMAIAQTILTQDLADELALIDAKADKLRGEMLDLQHAAAFLPRTKIVASVDYAVTVGSDLCIVTAGARQNPGESRLNLLQRNVALFSHIIPPLAKYSPDSILLIVSNPVDVLTYVSWKMSGFPSNRVIGSGTNLDSSRFRFLIADHLDVNAQDVQAYIVGEHGDSSVALWSSISIGGVPVLSFLEKQQIAYEKETLENIHKAVVESAYEVISLKGYTSWAIGYSVANLARSLLRDQRKIHPVSVLAKGFYGIDGGDVFLSLPTQLGRGGVLGVTNIHLTDEEMERLRESAKTILEVQSQLGM; this comes from the exons ATGCATCACAGTGCTTCAGCTTCTTCTTTGGGTCCAGGCGGTCTAGACTTGTCTCAGGCTTTCTTCAAGCCCATACAAAATACCGCCTCACCTTCCTCCACCAAGCGCCATACCAAGGTCTCCGTCATTGGAGTTGGGAATGTCGGCATGGCAATCGCCCAAACCATCCTCACTCAGGACTTAGCAGACGAACTCGCCCTCATCGACGCCAAGGCTGACAAGCTTCGTGGCGAAATGCTAGATCTCCAACACGCCGCTGCCTTCCTCCCACGTACCAAGATTGTTGCTTCCGTTGATTATGCCGTCACCGTTGGATCGGATCTTTGTATCGTCACTGCAGGAGCCCGTCAGAACCCTGGCGAGTCTAGGCTGAACCTGCTGCAGAGGAACGTTGCTTTGTTTTCGCACATTATACCTCCATTAGCAAAGTACTCACCAGATTCGATTCTCTTGATTGTTTCGAATCCCGTGGATGTGCTAACTTACGTGTCCTGGAAGATGTCTGGATTCCCATCGAATCGGGTCATCGGTTCGGGTACGAACTTGGACTCGTCCCGGTTTCGGTTCTTGATCGCTGATCACTTGGACGTCAATGCTCAGGATGTGCAG GCCTACATAGTTGGTGAGCATGGTGACAGCTCGGTTGCACTGTGGTCTAGCATTAGTATTGGTGGAGTGCCGGTGTTGAGCTTCCTAGAGAAACAACAAATTGCCTACGAAAAAGAGACGCTTGAGAACATCCACAAGGCAGTTGTTGAGAGTGCATATGAGGTGATTAGCCTGAAAGGGTATACGTCATGGGCAATTGGCTACTCGGTCGCTAACTTGGCTAGGAGCCTGCTTAGAGACCAGAGGAAAATCCACCCAGTTTCGGTCCTTGCAAAGGGTTTTTACGGAATCGATGGTGGTGACGTTTTCTTGAGCTTGCCCACACAGCTGGGCAGGGGAGGAGTATTGGGTGTCACCAATATTCATTTGACGGATGAAGAGATGGAGAGGCTTAGGGAATCAGCTAAAACTATTCTTGAAGTTCAGAGCCAGTTGGGAATGTAA